In Chengkuizengella sediminis, a single window of DNA contains:
- a CDS encoding glycosyltransferase family 4 protein, giving the protein MKKTCKVLHITTVDITIKSMLVDKMKELENCGYKVDFMSSDTGLAKAIKLAGFKHIPVHISRSIRPIQDMISLIKVYKVLKNSDYDIIHTHTAKAGFIGRIAAYMARKKIVAHTSHGLPFYEGQSFPLYSTYKWLEKVASWFSGAYFSQNKEDLEKIKKFVPKRVLTGYEGNGVHLKRLDLIPKLNSTQITNLKNSLGLCEDTFIYLMAARLESVKNHKLLIHAVSKMDQQFDFKVLIAGDGILKDEILNLTDELKVSHKFIFLGYKENIHDYIQLADAVLLTSEKEGIPRILMESMAFSKPVLATNVLGTRELVIDHVTGELVDLLDALSLGKKMSQWMDEQYQYKLIEYGINARTRIEQEFTETIVAQRIHQNYQTLLNTE; this is encoded by the coding sequence ATGAAAAAGACATGCAAAGTGCTTCATATCACAACGGTTGATATCACGATCAAAAGTATGTTAGTAGATAAAATGAAGGAATTAGAAAACTGTGGATATAAAGTGGATTTTATGTCTTCAGACACAGGTCTAGCAAAAGCAATTAAGTTAGCTGGGTTTAAACATATCCCAGTTCATATATCTCGTAGTATTCGGCCTATTCAGGATATGATAAGTCTAATCAAGGTATATAAAGTGTTAAAAAATAGTGATTATGACATCATTCATACCCACACGGCAAAAGCAGGTTTCATAGGTAGAATTGCTGCATATATGGCAAGAAAAAAAATCGTAGCCCATACAAGTCATGGACTCCCATTTTATGAAGGGCAGTCTTTTCCACTATATAGTACTTATAAGTGGTTGGAAAAAGTCGCCAGTTGGTTTAGTGGTGCTTATTTCTCTCAAAATAAAGAAGATTTAGAAAAAATAAAAAAATTTGTTCCCAAAAGAGTGCTCACCGGTTATGAGGGTAACGGTGTTCACTTAAAAAGGTTAGATCTCATACCGAAACTAAATTCAACACAAATAACAAATTTAAAGAACAGCTTAGGATTATGTGAAGACACATTTATATATTTGATGGCAGCTAGATTGGAATCTGTAAAAAATCATAAATTATTAATCCATGCAGTTAGCAAAATGGATCAACAGTTTGATTTTAAAGTGCTGATTGCAGGGGATGGAATCCTTAAAGATGAGATATTAAACCTAACGGATGAACTAAAGGTAAGTCATAAATTTATTTTTTTAGGATATAAAGAAAATATTCATGATTACATCCAGCTCGCAGATGCGGTTTTATTAACGTCTGAAAAAGAAGGAATACCTAGAATATTAATGGAGTCTATGGCTTTTTCAAAACCAGTCTTAGCTACGAATGTATTAGGGACAAGGGAATTAGTTATTGATCATGTTACTGGGGAATTAGTGGATTTACTTGATGCTCTTTCTCTGGGTAAAAAGATGAGTCAATGGATGGATGAACAATATCAGTATAAGTTAATTGAATATGGGATCAATGCACGAACAAGAATCGAACAAGAATTTACTGAAACCATTGTAGCTCAAAGAATACATCAAAATTACCAAACACTATTAAATACTGAATAA
- a CDS encoding DegT/DnrJ/EryC1/StrS family aminotransferase produces the protein MKIPFSIPYVGEEEKLEVLDAINSNWLSKGPKTIQFEKMFSKYVDSPFSIGLNSCTAGLHLACLALGIGEGDEVIVTPYTFVSTVNTIIHCGAIPVFVDIDFQTMNIDVPLIEKAITNKTKAVIPVHFAGYPCEMDLLLDIADRHGLKIIEDAAHAVYTQYKGKMIGSLGDITCFSFYATKNLATGEGGMLTTQNEEIADRIRVMSLHGMSRNAWNRYGDQGSWFYEVHEAGFKYNMTDIQAAFGIAQLKKLEHMQTLRKKCADLYNKAFTECEELILPHDSLEHRHAWHLYVIRLREEMLTIDRNEFIQKLTEVGIGTSVHFIPVPQHPYYQKLGYDLSDYPQTQKAFESTISLPFYPGLSESQIHYVTDHVIDIISKYKI, from the coding sequence ATGAAAATTCCATTTTCAATTCCGTATGTTGGCGAAGAAGAAAAACTAGAAGTATTGGATGCCATTAATTCTAATTGGTTAAGTAAAGGTCCAAAAACTATACAATTTGAGAAAATGTTTTCTAAATATGTAGATAGTCCATTTAGCATTGGACTCAATTCTTGTACGGCTGGATTACACTTAGCTTGTTTAGCTCTAGGTATTGGTGAGGGAGATGAGGTCATTGTCACACCTTACACTTTTGTTTCTACTGTAAATACAATTATTCATTGTGGTGCCATTCCTGTATTTGTTGATATCGATTTTCAAACGATGAATATAGATGTCCCGCTCATAGAAAAAGCAATCACAAATAAAACAAAAGCGGTTATTCCAGTCCATTTTGCTGGATATCCTTGTGAAATGGATTTGTTATTGGATATTGCAGATCGACATGGTTTAAAAATTATAGAGGATGCTGCACATGCCGTATACACACAGTACAAAGGGAAAATGATTGGTAGTTTAGGGGATATTACCTGTTTTAGTTTCTATGCCACTAAAAATTTAGCTACGGGTGAAGGTGGAATGTTAACTACTCAAAATGAAGAAATTGCCGATCGAATTCGAGTAATGAGCTTACATGGAATGAGTCGTAATGCTTGGAATCGTTATGGGGATCAAGGTTCCTGGTTTTATGAAGTACATGAGGCTGGATTCAAATATAATATGACGGATATTCAAGCTGCTTTTGGAATAGCTCAGTTAAAAAAATTAGAACATATGCAAACATTAAGGAAGAAATGTGCTGATTTATACAACAAAGCCTTTACTGAATGTGAAGAACTGATTTTACCACATGACTCCCTCGAACATCGTCATGCTTGGCACTTATACGTCATTCGACTTAGAGAAGAGATGTTAACCATAGATCGAAATGAATTTATCCAAAAATTAACGGAAGTTGGGATAGGTACAAGTGTTCACTTTATTCCTGTACCACAACATCCTTATTATCAAAAACTTGGATATGATCTTAGCGATTATCCTCAAACTCAAAAAGCTTTTGAATCTACCATTTCCCTTCCCTTCTATCCTGGGTTATCAGAATCTCAAATTCATTATGTGACTGATCATGTCATCGATATTATTTCGAAATATAAAATATGA
- a CDS encoding sugar transferase — translation MAKKLFDYSFSILGLLLLSPMLIIVSIYIKLDSKGPVFFKQTRIGKNENPFQIYKFRTMIQEAERVGKQITVENDPRITRLGLFLRKYKIDEFPQLINVLKGEMSLVGPRPEVPEYVQHYTQAQIKVFTVLPGITDEASIKYKHENHLLSEGINSEEIYIQHIMQDKLKINLKYIDHVSLWLDLKIILRTLLVVFIRKEKGYNETYINQSEDSNESKFLKE, via the coding sequence ATGGCCAAAAAGTTATTTGATTATAGTTTTTCAATCCTTGGACTCCTTTTATTAAGCCCAATGTTAATTATCGTTTCTATTTATATCAAATTAGATTCTAAAGGACCTGTGTTTTTTAAACAAACTCGAATAGGAAAAAATGAAAACCCTTTTCAAATTTATAAATTCCGAACGATGATCCAAGAGGCTGAGCGTGTTGGAAAACAAATTACAGTAGAGAACGATCCTCGTATTACACGTCTTGGCCTGTTCTTACGCAAATACAAAATAGATGAATTTCCGCAGCTTATTAATGTACTAAAAGGAGAAATGAGTTTGGTTGGGCCCAGACCTGAAGTACCAGAATACGTTCAACATTATACACAAGCTCAAATAAAAGTATTTACTGTTCTCCCTGGTATTACGGATGAAGCTTCCATAAAATATAAACATGAAAATCACCTCTTAAGTGAAGGAATAAATAGTGAAGAGATTTATATTCAACACATTATGCAAGATAAGCTTAAAATCAATCTAAAATATATAGATCATGTTTCGTTATGGCTAGATTTAAAGATTATATTGAGGACGTTATTGGTAGTGTTTATAAGAAAAGAAAAAGGATATAATGAGACATACATCAACCAGTCTGAAGATTCTAATGAATCAAAATTCTTAAAAGAATGA
- a CDS encoding SDR family NAD(P)-dependent oxidoreductase: MNYKTLDPSKIYLITGAAGFIGYYLSRKLLEQGCQVIGVDNLNDYYDVNLKHTRLEQLKAYEKFIFIKGDISDKSMITNLFEQYKPNVVINLAAQAGVRYSIENPDVYIQSNIIGFYNILEACRHNPVEHLVYASSSSVYGANKKVPFEESDSVDNPVSLYASTKKSNELMAHTYSHLYDIPATGLRFFTVYGPMGRPDMAYFGFTDKYFAGEPIKIFNNGDFENDLYRDFTFIDDIVEGIERLLNNPPTEAPLHKVFNIGNNNPERLMYFIKTLERALSKATGRLVEFDKVFEPIKSGDVPATYASTDLLHEAVGFKPATSIEDGLQKFADWYVEYYKVN, encoded by the coding sequence TTGAATTACAAAACCCTTGATCCTAGTAAAATATATCTAATCACTGGAGCAGCAGGTTTCATCGGATATTACTTATCTAGAAAACTGTTAGAACAGGGATGTCAAGTGATTGGTGTAGATAATTTAAATGATTACTACGATGTAAATCTTAAACATACTCGTTTGGAGCAACTTAAAGCCTATGAGAAGTTTATTTTTATTAAAGGTGATATTTCTGATAAGTCCATGATCACAAATCTCTTTGAACAGTACAAACCAAACGTTGTGATTAATCTGGCTGCTCAAGCAGGAGTTAGATATTCAATAGAGAATCCTGATGTATACATTCAAAGTAATATCATAGGTTTTTACAACATTCTGGAAGCTTGCAGACACAATCCAGTAGAACATCTAGTTTACGCATCATCCAGTTCTGTCTATGGAGCCAATAAAAAGGTGCCATTTGAAGAATCAGATTCTGTAGACAATCCAGTTTCTCTTTATGCATCTACTAAAAAATCCAATGAATTGATGGCTCACACTTATAGCCACTTATATGACATTCCTGCAACAGGGCTTCGGTTCTTTACCGTTTATGGTCCTATGGGACGACCGGACATGGCTTACTTTGGATTTACAGATAAATATTTTGCTGGAGAGCCAATTAAGATATTTAATAACGGTGATTTCGAGAATGATCTCTACCGTGACTTTACATTCATAGATGATATAGTAGAAGGGATTGAACGACTTCTTAATAATCCACCTACTGAGGCACCTCTCCATAAAGTATTTAACATTGGAAATAACAACCCTGAGAGATTGATGTATTTTATTAAAACGTTGGAAAGAGCTTTAAGTAAAGCTACTGGAAGGTTGGTAGAGTTTGATAAGGTATTCGAACCAATCAAGTCAGGTGATGTACCTGCAACTTATGCATCGACTGATTTGTTACATGAAGCTGTGGGATTTAAACCAGCGACTTCGATAGAAGATGGATTACAGAAATTTGCAGATTGGTATGTGGAGTATTATAAAGTGAATTAA
- a CDS encoding UDP-glucose dehydrogenase family protein encodes MYKIAVAGTGYVGLVAGVCFAEIGHQVTCVDIDEEKVDLMKSGVSPIYETGLQELMQSNYAEGRIDYTTDYKSAYKDSDAIFIGVGTPEQSDGSANLSYIATVARQIAETIEKDCLVVVKSTVPVGTNDKVEQFIQDFLVNDVKVEVASNPEFLAQGSAVHDTLHAERIIIGTESKWAEERLMKIYEPFHLPIVSVNRRSAEMIKYASNDFLALKISYMNDIANLCELVGADIQDVAKGMSYDERIGSKFLNAGIGYGGSCFPKDTKSLENLARQNGYELRTVKAAIDVNKDQKTMLYKKASKRLITFNGLKVAALGLTFKPGTDDLREAASLENVPLLLEQGADIYAYDPVGTTNFAKVHPEGVNGTGTITYVANIEDALEGANVCFIFTEWGEVKSVTPETYKKLMRTPLVYDGRNIYEVEQMKEVGVEYHSIGRQSASREGIKELKNLELQNP; translated from the coding sequence ATGTACAAAATAGCAGTAGCAGGAACAGGCTATGTAGGTTTAGTAGCAGGTGTGTGTTTTGCTGAAATTGGTCATCAAGTAACCTGTGTAGACATTGATGAAGAAAAAGTAGATTTAATGAAATCAGGAGTCTCTCCAATTTACGAAACAGGCTTACAAGAATTAATGCAAAGTAATTATGCTGAGGGAAGAATTGATTATACTACAGATTACAAATCAGCTTATAAGGATTCAGATGCGATATTTATAGGAGTAGGTACTCCAGAACAATCGGATGGTTCTGCAAATCTTTCATACATTGCAACCGTCGCAAGGCAAATAGCGGAAACGATAGAAAAGGACTGTTTGGTTGTTGTAAAATCTACCGTACCCGTTGGAACGAATGATAAAGTGGAGCAGTTTATTCAGGACTTTTTAGTTAATGATGTAAAAGTAGAAGTTGCATCAAATCCTGAATTTTTAGCACAAGGTTCTGCTGTACATGATACGCTACATGCAGAAAGAATCATTATTGGAACAGAAAGTAAATGGGCTGAAGAAAGGTTAATGAAGATTTATGAACCATTTCATTTACCTATAGTTTCAGTAAATAGAAGGTCCGCAGAGATGATTAAGTACGCATCTAATGACTTCCTTGCTCTTAAAATCTCCTATATGAATGATATTGCAAATCTTTGTGAACTTGTTGGTGCGGATATTCAGGATGTTGCAAAAGGAATGAGTTATGATGAACGAATAGGTAGTAAATTTTTAAATGCAGGAATTGGTTATGGTGGTTCATGTTTCCCTAAGGACACAAAATCTTTGGAAAATTTGGCAAGGCAGAATGGTTATGAATTAAGAACCGTGAAGGCTGCTATTGATGTGAACAAAGATCAAAAGACAATGTTATATAAAAAAGCGAGCAAAAGACTCATTACGTTTAACGGTCTTAAGGTAGCTGCGTTAGGATTGACATTTAAACCTGGGACAGATGATTTAAGAGAAGCGGCATCTCTTGAAAATGTTCCTTTATTGTTAGAGCAAGGTGCAGATATTTATGCTTATGATCCTGTTGGAACAACTAACTTTGCCAAAGTGCACCCAGAAGGTGTAAATGGAACAGGTACTATCACATATGTTGCGAATATAGAGGATGCTTTAGAAGGTGCAAATGTTTGCTTTATCTTTACTGAATGGGGAGAAGTGAAATCCGTAACGCCTGAAACATATAAGAAGTTGATGAGAACACCTCTAGTATATGATGGTAGGAATATTTATGAAGTTGAACAGATGAAAGAAGTAGGAGTGGAGTATCATTCCATTGGAAGGCAATCTGCAAGTAGAGAAGGAATAAAGGAGTTGAAGAATCTTGAATTACAAAACCCTTGA
- a CDS encoding polysaccharide pyruvyl transferase family protein, whose amino-acid sequence MNICIVTVYHSMNCGSYLQSYALMETLRQKGHNVTFLETGINKPGIAISKAIIKSLLTFKINRANFFFSKWVGFKKEQKVFRTIKNDNSHIIEFDLIIFGSDEIWNSGRKEFAKNPILWGEGIDSENLIAYAPSINRSTLEQIETLEYPERNLKKFKSIMVRDEHTKDVLSHLTKKDINIVLDPTMLLNSEEYQTVKTKACNDKYVLLYTYGNHLNNDQIKKIKNFAASKQLKLVSSNSWFNWCDINIGATPFEFISLVKNAKYIVTDTFHGTIFSILFSKQFVSFAGDNVKVIELLKALDLNSRIPASNTELESIMDTKIDYDRVNELRDSLRKESLQLLTDALNK is encoded by the coding sequence ATGAATATATGTATAGTAACAGTATACCATAGTATGAACTGTGGTAGTTATTTGCAATCTTATGCATTGATGGAAACTTTGAGACAAAAAGGGCATAATGTAACATTTTTGGAAACGGGTATAAACAAGCCAGGTATAGCAATTTCTAAAGCTATTATAAAATCACTATTAACATTTAAAATTAATCGAGCAAACTTTTTCTTTAGTAAGTGGGTGGGTTTTAAAAAGGAACAAAAAGTGTTTAGAACAATAAAAAATGATAATAGTCATATTATAGAATTTGATTTAATTATTTTTGGAAGTGATGAAATATGGAACTCTGGTAGGAAAGAATTTGCTAAAAACCCAATATTATGGGGAGAAGGAATTGACTCGGAGAATTTGATTGCTTATGCACCTTCAATAAATAGGTCAACTTTAGAACAGATAGAAACACTTGAGTATCCAGAGAGAAATTTAAAAAAGTTTAAGAGTATTATGGTAAGAGATGAGCATACAAAAGATGTGTTATCCCATCTAACAAAAAAAGATATAAATATAGTTCTAGATCCAACTATGTTATTAAATTCTGAAGAGTATCAAACTGTGAAAACAAAAGCGTGTAATGATAAATATGTATTACTATATACCTATGGAAATCACCTAAATAATGATCAGATAAAAAAGATTAAGAACTTTGCAGCTTCAAAACAACTAAAGCTGGTATCATCTAATAGTTGGTTTAACTGGTGTGACATAAATATTGGAGCTACACCATTTGAATTTATATCATTAGTAAAAAATGCTAAATATATAGTTACAGATACATTTCATGGAACTATATTCTCTATACTTTTTTCAAAGCAGTTTGTGTCTTTTGCAGGTGACAATGTTAAAGTTATTGAACTATTAAAAGCATTAGATTTAAATTCAAGAATACCTGCTTCTAACACAGAGTTAGAATCGATAATGGATACAAAAATAGATTATGATAGGGTTAATGAACTAAGAGATTCTTTACGAAAAGAATCTTTGCAACTATTAACTGATGCGTTAAATAAATAG
- a CDS encoding lipopolysaccharide biosynthesis protein, whose translation MSNDNLYKKTRKGLLTLTVSSGGVFILQFITTLILARIFSPEEFGVLTAIMIIISFTDVFWQAGIGPAIVQKKNLSQDDVKTGFTTMIAFGVFVSLLVIAVSPLIAQVINIEESMVLTVLSISFIINSFGVVPISILQREMHFSIIVKKDIYSSLSYAGVAILLGVYGYGVWALVVALLTKYIVSTLIPLFSCPTKLSFGFKKESFIKMMHFGGGTTLSRLFNVIANQGDHFVITRTVGLHDLGLYNRAYQLIAIPANLIGQVIDQVFFPAMSTIQDDNEKLSEIHTIGVASLALLYFPIGTLIYFFSDEIIVLLLGETWAEASIPLKVLALFIFFRVVYKMSDPLCRAKGAVYGRAVIQMIFASMMIIFAIIGSKYGLYGVSIGVGCALVGNYIIMTVFVQKLIKFNIMYYVRCVFPIFIAQFICFSIINIILTHVVDYNLGNIIVIGLLKLTLILIIEGFMVFVVYRYLWPKNLRIKVSEEMNEFISKVISRFLKRD comes from the coding sequence ATGAGTAATGATAATCTATATAAAAAGACTAGAAAAGGATTATTGACGTTAACTGTTTCTTCAGGTGGTGTCTTTATCCTACAGTTTATTACCACTTTAATTCTGGCGAGGATATTTTCGCCAGAGGAATTTGGTGTATTAACGGCCATTATGATTATAATTAGTTTTACTGATGTATTTTGGCAAGCCGGGATAGGACCAGCAATTGTTCAAAAGAAAAACCTTAGCCAAGATGATGTAAAAACTGGTTTTACTACCATGATAGCTTTTGGTGTTTTTGTAAGTCTATTAGTAATTGCTGTTTCACCTTTGATTGCACAAGTTATAAACATTGAGGAATCAATGGTTTTAACTGTCCTTTCAATATCTTTTATTATAAATAGCTTTGGAGTAGTACCTATTTCAATTCTGCAACGAGAAATGCATTTCTCAATAATTGTAAAAAAAGACATTTATAGTAGCCTATCTTATGCGGGGGTAGCAATTCTTTTGGGTGTTTATGGTTACGGAGTGTGGGCACTGGTGGTTGCACTTTTAACAAAGTATATAGTTAGCACTTTAATACCATTGTTTTCATGTCCAACAAAATTATCATTTGGGTTTAAAAAAGAATCATTTATTAAAATGATGCATTTTGGTGGTGGAACCACTCTTTCACGCTTATTTAATGTCATAGCAAACCAAGGTGATCACTTTGTTATCACTCGTACGGTGGGGCTACATGATCTGGGACTATATAATAGAGCGTATCAACTTATAGCTATTCCTGCAAATTTAATAGGACAAGTAATTGATCAAGTGTTTTTTCCAGCTATGTCTACGATACAAGATGATAATGAAAAGCTTTCTGAGATTCATACCATTGGAGTTGCATCTTTAGCACTTCTCTATTTTCCAATTGGAACTCTTATTTATTTCTTTTCAGATGAAATTATAGTTCTTTTGCTGGGAGAAACATGGGCAGAAGCTTCTATTCCACTAAAAGTTCTAGCATTATTCATATTTTTTCGAGTAGTTTATAAGATGAGTGATCCACTATGTAGGGCAAAAGGGGCAGTATATGGAAGAGCTGTTATACAGATGATCTTTGCCAGTATGATGATAATTTTTGCAATTATAGGTTCAAAATACGGGCTTTATGGTGTGTCCATAGGCGTTGGCTGTGCATTAGTTGGTAACTATATAATTATGACAGTGTTTGTCCAAAAATTAATAAAGTTTAATATAATGTATTATGTACGTTGTGTTTTTCCAATCTTTATAGCTCAATTTATTTGTTTTTCAATTATTAATATAATACTTACTCATGTTGTGGATTATAATTTAGGAAACATAATAGTAATAGGTTTGTTGAAGTTGACATTAATATTAATAATTGAAGGATTTATGGTTTTTGTTGTATATCGATATCTATGGCCAAAAAATTTACGGATAAAAGTAAGTGAGGAAATGAACGAATTTATTTCCAAAGTAATTTCACGTTTTTTGAAAAGAGATTGA